A single window of Gossypium arboreum isolate Shixiya-1 chromosome 13, ASM2569848v2, whole genome shotgun sequence DNA harbors:
- the LOC108461204 gene encoding peptide-N4-(N-acetyl-beta-glucosaminyl)asparagine amidase A-like has protein sequence MASFFLNPLLYLLPLLFLDPLFSQANLHHSKTFKSSLLSQSSANETISPTLFFEVTKPINLPTTKPCSLTVLQHDFGFTYGKPPVLANYNFPSDCPFQEFSKIVLEWNATCKGRQFDRIFGFWLSGVELLRSCTAEPRPNGIFWSVKKDITRYSSLLLSNDTQTFAVYLGNIVDKTYTGVYHVNVTLYFYPAVQKPVLSKEKWGDFGSEVDSKADLIIPFSRDMPLNDGLWYEIENATDVKVKEFVIPQNVYRAVLEVYVSFHENDEFWYGNLPNEYIAANNLTDAAGNGPFREVVVSLDGEVIGAVWPFTVVYTGGINPLLWRPISAIGSFDLPTYDIEITPFLGNLLNGKPHKLSFSVTNALNVWYIDANLHLWLDSKRAKTEGKLLQYDIVPLSVTSVVDFKGLNGTFVTNTTRFISSTGWVKSSYGILTTKSIQDLSYSNSMVINGNLQIINQTVHLNDSVYADIPAPNAVSKKSLKRFLFYLYSDDIDQGNGTTFSVSNVTLGFDEKKFKDADAGKPSSSLRNLQKGKGIMVVKDNLVVSGVASTQQSYNYEDGNFCYSRNISSSNYTILYDEVRNTCDKRAKSHFRYGLSRWWPFPARRAFLASHVTDPNGNQ, from the coding sequence AtggcttctttctttttaaaccctTTGCTCTACCTTCTTCCCCTTCTATTTCTTGACCCTCTCTTCAGCCAAGCCAATCTCCACCACTCCAAGACTTTCAAATCATCCCTTCTCTCCCAATCATCAGCCAATGAAACCATCTCACCGACTCTCTTTTTTGAAGTCACTAAACCCATCAATCTCCCCACCACCAAGCCTTGTTCCCTCACTGTTTTACAACATGACTTCGGCTTCACTTATGGGAAACCTCCTGTTTTGGCTAATTATAACTTCCCATCTGATTGCCCTTTCCAGGAATTTTCCAAGATTGTCCTGGAATGGAATGCTACCTGTAAAGGCCGACAATTTGATAGAATCTTTGGGTTTTGGTTATCTGGAGTTGAACTTCTCAGGAGCTGCACAGCTGAACCTAGACCTAATGGGATTTTCTGGAGTGTCAAAAAGGATATTACCAGGTATTCTTCATTGCTTTTATCCAACGACACTCAAACTTTTGCTGTTTATTTAGGCAATATTGTTGATAAAACTTATACTGGTGTTTACCATGTCAATGTAACACTTTATTTTTACCCTGCTGTTCAAAAACCGGTTCTTTCTAAGGAAAAGTGGGGGGATTTTGGATCTGAGGTTGATTCTAAGGCTGATTTGATTATACCTTTTTCCCGGGACATGCCGCTGAATGATGGTTTGTGGTATGAGATTGAGAATGCCACTGATGTCAAAGTGAAGGAATTTGTAATTCCTCAGAATGTTTATAGGGCTGTATTGGAAGTATATGTGTCTTTTCATGAGAATGATGAGTTCTGGTATGGAAATCTTCCGAATGAGTATATTGCTGCCAATAATCTTACAGATGCTGCAGGGAATGGACCTTTTAGAGAAGTTGTGGTTAGTTTGGATGGTGAAGTTATTGGTGCTGTTTGGCCTTTTACTGTGGTTTACACTGGTGGAATCAATCCTCTCCTGTGGAGACCCATTAGTGCCATTGGTTCATTTGATCTCCCTACTTATGATATTGAAATTACCCCATTTTTGGGGAATCTGTTAAATGGGAAACCCCATAAGCTAAGCTTTAGTGTTACAAATGCTTTGAATGTATGGTATATTGATGCCAATTTGCATCTATGGTTAGATAGTAAGAGGGCAAAGACCGAAGGGAAGCTTTTGCAGTATGACATTGTTCCTCTTAGTGTGACTTCTGTTGTAGATTTCAAGGGTTTAAATGGAACATTTGTCACGAATACGACTAGGTTCATATCCTCGACAGGATGGGTTAAGTCTAGTTATGGGATTTTGACAACCAAATCCATTCAAGATTTAAGTTATAGTAACTCTATGGTGATAAATGGGAATCTGCAGATCATAAACCAGACGGTCCATTTAAATGACAGTGTTTATGCAGACATCCCGGCTCCTAATGCTGTATCGAAGAAATCACTCAAGAGGTTTCTTTTCTACTTATACTCTGACGATATCGATCAAGGAAACGGAACTACATTCTCTGTATCTAATGTCACTCTGGGATTTGATGAGAAGAAGTTTAAAGATGCTGATGCCGGTAAACCTAGCAGTTCACTCCGGAATTTGCAGAAAGGAAAGGGTATTATGGTTGTAAAAGACAACTTGGTTGTCAGTGGAGTGGCAAGTACCcaacaatcatacaattatgaAGATGGTAATTTTTGCTATTCTAGGAACATTAGCAGCTCAAACTACACTATTCTTTATGATGAAGTACGGAACACATGCGATAAAAGAGCAAAATCCCATTTCAGATACGGTCTTAGCAGATGGTGGCCTTTTCCAGCTCGAAGAGCTTTTCTCGCATCTCATGTAACTGATCCGAATGGAAACCAGTAA
- the LOC108462538 gene encoding peptide-N4-(N-acetyl-beta-glucosaminyl)asparagine amidase A-like: MASSLFSLHFFLLLFLYQPLFSMANLHKTKNMILRSNHRSHLINTIPFNENSSTVYFEVTKPIKLPNTKPCSYHVLHHDFGFTYGRPPVVVNYTRPACYSQKFTKIVLEWKATCKGTQFDRIFGVWLSGVELLRGCTAEPTPKGIIWSVEKDITRYNSLLLKNQTQTLAVYLGNIVDQTYTGVYHVNLTFHFYPVECNVMINNDENKISLNNLASNYYSKADLILPISQDRSLNDGLWFEVRNSNETKSKQFQIPENVYRAVLEVYISFHENDEFWYGNFQNDYIAANNLSDTPGNGPFREVVIYLDAEVVGAVWPFTVIYTGGINPSFWTPITGISSFNLPSYDIEITPFLGNMLDGKPHTLGFSVTNALNVWFIDANLHLWLDTRKAKTEGGLVKFSNKAANVYEESDFKGLNGTFLTYSKRLISSTGWIKSCYGNITTHSIQEFRYNNSLQVAKDGDFQVVDQMIHFNDRVYTKMPFHHVHVEESFKTFHLNFYADFTVQGEGSFIFVSNVTLGFNENKYKHGGLDFFISFLRNTQKAQSVIEVKNYSTTKRLGGTKQVYEYHGSDICYSRNISSSNNLIEYDEGGKLCDDFEVKPVKKAI; encoded by the coding sequence ATGGCTTCCTCTCTGTTCAGTCTCCACTTCTTTCTCTTGCTATTCCTCTACCAGCCTCTCTTCTCCATGGCTAATCTCCATAAAACCAAGAACATGATCCTTAGATCAAATCACCGCTCTCACCTGATCAACACAATACCCTTCAATGAAAACTCATCAACTGTATACTTTGAAGTAACCAAACCCATCAAACTACCAAATACCAAGCCATGTTCATACCATGTTCTTCATCATGATTTCGGCTTCACATATGGGAGACCCCCAGTTGTTGTAAACTACACCCGACCAGCTTGTTACTCTCAAAAGTTCACCAAAATTGTGCTTGAATGGAAGGCAACATGTAAAGGAACACAGTTTGATCGTATTTTCGGGGTTTGGCTATCTGGCGTCGAGCTCCTTCGGGGCTGCACGGCAGAGCCTACACCAAAGGGAATTATTTGGAGCGTTGAGAAAGATATAACAAGGTACAATTCATTGCTCTTGAAGAACCAAACACAAACTTTAGCTGTTTATCTTGGTAACATTGTGGATCAGACTTATACTGGTGTCTACCATGTTAATTTAACCTTTCATTTTTACCCTGTTGAATGCAATGTGATGATCAATAATGATGAGAATAAGATCAGTTTGAATAACTTGGCATCTAACTATTATTCTAAGGCTGATCTGATCTTACCAATTTCCCAAGATCGGTCACTAAACGATGGTTTGTGGTTTGAAGTTCGAAATTCAAATGAAACAAAGTCGAAGCAATTTCAAATACCTGAAAATGTGTATAGAGCTGTATTGGAAGTTTATATATCTTTTCATGAAAATGATGAGTTCTGGTATGGGAATTTTCAGAATGATTACATTGCTGCAAATAATCTAAGTGACACTCCTGGGAATGGACCATTTAGAGAAGTTGTAATCTATCTTGATGCTGAAGTGGTGGGTGCAGTTTGGCCTTTTACAGTGATCTATACTGGTGGAATCAATCCTTCATTTTGGACTCCCATTACTGGTATTAGCTCTTTCAACCTACCTTCTTACGATATCGAAATCACCCCATTTTTAGGCAATATGTTGGATGGAAAACCCCATACATTGGGGTTCAGTGTCACCAATGCCTTGAATGTCTGGTTTATAGATGCTAATTTGCACCTCTGGTTAGATACCAGAAAGGCAAAAACTGAAGGGGGACTTGTGAAGTTCAGTAACAAGGCTGCTAATGTTTATGAAGAATCAGATTTCAAGGGATTAAATGGAACATTCTTGACGTATTCAAAGAGGCTCATATCTTCAACTGGATGGATCAAATCATGTTATGGGAACATCACAACTCATTCCATTCAAGAGTTTAGGTATAATAACTCATTGCAAGTAGCTAAAGATGGAGATTTTCAGGTTGTGGATCAGATGATCCATTTCAATGACAGGGTTTACACAAAGATGCCATTTCATCATGTTCATGTTGAGGAATCATTTAAAACTTTCCATTTAAACTTTTATGCAGACTTCACAGTACAAGGAGAAGGTTCCTTCATTTTTGTCAGCAATGTCACGTTAGGATTCAACGAGAACAAGTATAAGCATGGTGGTTTGGATTTCTTCATCAGCTTTCTGCGAAATACCCAGAAAGCACAATCGGTTATTGAAGTGAAAAACTACTCGACCACCAAAAGATTGGgaggaacaaaacaggtatatgaataCCATGGAAGTGATATCTGCTACTCCAGGAACATTAGCAGCTCTAACAACTTGATTGAGTATGATGAAGGGGGAAAACTGTGTGATGATTTTGAAGTCAAGCCAGTGAAAAAGGCTATTTAG